In the Eremothecium cymbalariae DBVPG#7215 chromosome 7, complete sequence genome, one interval contains:
- the KAP122 gene encoding Kap122p (similar to Ashbya gossypii AGR166W) → MDIQEVVRLINSLYSGSSSTILHSVQQKLQKIQRSEEGAQLADELLKLENVSDQVKYFGALTYRVQLTTRSSTEEQLWTLYQGNLIHLTRIIVIFLSNPEGSHGLNITIRKLMSNLALVFTNINRLQDSTRAIPTWPNPINTLVRLLSLCGQHNVNRWYVGNSEVSSVIESAITAEVPYQELIRFIDSDPWLNKFILAFTRIIVGDMLKYQSKGTYLSHVYEVVHDHIYVSTMALINYNLEAKMLPQDATTNKYSAELFECVREWISYISEAKKHSPHGNMDLSEAFENLIRLMCTNLDNQFPYSRDILEILSDVFSFRSSVVTQEILQELESIFLGVSYVVSSQAKKTTSLGSHDWMLSYMNELVTNALFDDLRQVSDCFVDFLQICMSGICNRLFTQLHASNTDQSQQYVKFLLQLTNFPLVPVLEESYSVKMVDFWYDLCESYVQLPSESLLPDSHDLAIEIFSQVVQIYLPKASLINKQKLLQADLDGESKVHEFDDFRRAIEVLMPMLWCVLGNSKLSNQLILGIIQKQQDGSLDLFQIECMAFMLENIIVDINLPETPSICKVIYDSDFFHNLLFLLKAGCIQSPTDISSQKLKLEYVRTATNLLSVTSKYFHVDQKDLGHVIETLFNCLENSRKFNDTASSEEIEILLIKTITILCKNCREQLLPFLEIFIQVTQAMMYHSSPASNFIREKLVRSIAYIIQASAKQGAEIQGKYIDNMVTMIGSSVHDSDRDNNLFLLTSISELGSGLIQEYDDPSVTQYFDADPLNLRPKVLNIVESRCKKYPTDPAFIEVGCLILGKTLSIDDSDPHFLKFSMSEIMNFALARANTCNLSTGLPYLVYLLERLITHYKATLTRAQFDYIFSNFFIQHYETAIASDPDLIESMIGFINKTMDARPALVVNSSYWDAFILPQFLRYLRAKEHFTISAVTKFWTKTVKLKQQSRDGGLASAKLITSIGDQLVATTMYGLLHTHRSEVFYYAEIIRALVANHPLNTKAWLTAVLPSLCDNPTAHSRLLASLFLTRGSIAANDTIRGWWLQCNNLPRMD, encoded by the exons ATGGATATTCAGGAGGTTGTCAGG CTTATTAATTCGCTTTATTCCGGATCTTCCAGTACAATTCTTCATAGTGTCCAACAGAAATTGCAGAAGATTCAGAGGTCTGAAGAAGGGGCTCAACTTGCGGATGAATTGTTAAAGTTGGAGAATGTTTCAGATCAggtgaaatattttggtgCGTTAACATATAGAGTTCAGCTTACTACTAGGTCATCTACTGAAGAACAGCTATGGACATTATATCAGGGTAATTTAATTCATTTGACTAGAATAATTGTTATATTTCTATCGAATCCTGAAGGCAGCCATGGGTTGAATATTACCATTAGAAAGTTGATGTCTAATTTGGCTTTGGTATTTACTAATATTAATCGACTACAAGATTCTACTCGTGCGATACCTACTTGGCCTAATCCAATAAATACGTTAGTGAGGTTACTTTCTTTATGTGGACAGCATAATGTGAATCGATGGTATGTCGGGAATTCCGAGGTGTCATCTGTTATTGAATCCGCGATAACTGCTGAAGTACCGTACCAAGAACTCATCAGATTTATCGATTCTGATCCGTGGTTAAATAAATTTATCCTTGCTTTCACTAGAATTATAGTCGGGGATATGTTGAAATACCAATCAAAAGGCACTTATTTATCCCACGTATATGAAGTCGTTCATGaccatatatatgtctctACTATGGCACTAATAAATTACAACTTGGAGGCTAAAATGTTACCGCAGGATGCGACTACGAATAAGTATTCTGCAGAACTTTTTGAATGTGTACGCGAATGGatttcatatatatctgaaGCCAAAAAGCATTCTCCACATGGGAATATGGATCTATCTGAGGCGTTTGAGAACCTAATTCGATTAATGTGTACTAATTTGGATAATCAATTCCCTTATTCACGGgatattttggaaatattgAGTGATGTTTTTTCATTCCGTAGTTCTGTTGTTACTCAAGAAATATTACAGGAGCTTGAATCGATTTTCCTAGGGGTTTCTTATGTTGTATCTTCACAAGCAAAAAAAACTACCTCATTAGGTAGTCATGATTGGATGCTTAGCTACATGAATGAACTAGTTACAAACGCATTATTTGACGATTTACGTCAGGTTTCAGACTGTTTTGTAGATTTCTTGCAGATTTGTATGTCAGGAATTTGCAATAGACTATTTACCCAGCTTCACGCTAGCAATACGGACCAGTCGCAACAATATGTTAAATTTTTACTGCAATTAACGAATTTCCCTTTGGTGCCTGTATTGGAAGAGTCTTATTCAGTTAAAATGGTTGATTTTTGGTATGATTTATGTGAGTCTTACGTACAGTTACCATCGGAAAGCCTACTTCCTGATAGTCATGATCTTGCTATAGAGATATTCTCCCAGGTAGTACAGATATATCTACCAAAAGCAAGTTTAATCAACAAACAAAAGCTTCTTCAGGCGGATTTAGATGGCGAGAGTAAAGTCCATGAGTTCGATGACTTTAGAAGGGCTATCGAAGTGCTTATGCCAATGTTGTGGTGTGTACTAGGGAATTCTAAATTATCAAATCAACTAATCTTAGGAATTATCCAGAAACAACAGGATGGATCTTTGGATTTATTTCAAATCGAATGTATGGCTTTCatgttggaaaatattattgttgatattaaCTTACCGGAAACACCATCCATTTGCAAAGTCATATATGATTCTGATTTCTTTCACAACTTGTTGTTCTTGCTAAAAGCTGGATGCATCCAGTCTCCAACTGATATTTCCTCCCAAAAGCTGAAGCTCGAGTATGTTCGGACCGCAACAAATTTGCTTAGTGTAACATCTAAGTATTTCCATGTTGATCAGAAAGACCTAGGTCATGTCATTGAAACGTTATTCAATTGTCTTGAAAATTCTCGAAAATTCAATGATACTGCAAGTTCAGAGGAAATTGAAATACTGCTTATCAAGACCATTACAATACTTTGTAAAAACTGCCGTGAGCAACTATTACCATTCTTAGAAATATTCATTCAAGTCACCCAGGCCATGATGTACCATTCTTCACCAGCCAGCAACTTTATTAGAGAAAAACTTGTTCGTTCTATAGCCTACATTATACAAGCCTCAGCGAAACAAGGTGCAGAGATTCAGGGTAAGTATATAGATAATATGGTGACTATGATTGGATCTTCTGTGCATGACAGTGACAGAGATAATAATCTCTTTCTTCTAACCTCTATCAGCGAGTTAGGCTCCGGGCTTATTCAGGAGTACGATGACCCGTCTGTAACACAGTACTTTGACGCCGACCCTCTGAATTTACGACCCAAGGTCTTGAATATCGTCGAATCTCGCTGTAAAAAATACCCTACAGATCCAGCTTTTATAGAAGTCGGTTGTCTTATCTTAGGCAAAACGCTTTCCATCGACGACTCTGACCCGCATTTCCTTAAATTCTCTATGAGCGAAATTATGAACTTTGCACTAGCTAGAGCTAATACTTGCAATCTATCCACTGGGCTACCTTATCTCGTCTACCTTCTCGAGAGGCTGATAACCCACTACAAAGCTACTTTAACCCGAGCCCAATTCGACTATATATTctccaacttcttcattCAGCATTACGAAACCGCTATAGCTTCGGATCCAGACTTAATCGAAAGCATGATAggtttcatcaacaaaaccATGGACGCGAGGCCTGCTCTTGTTGtcaattcttcatattGGGACGCATTCATCCTTCCACAGTTCCTGCGCTATTTAAGAGCCAAGGAACACTTCACAATCTCCGCAGTTACCAAGTTTTGGACCAAAACCGTCAAACTAAAACAGCAATCCCGTGACGGCGGGCTCGCATCGGCAAAATTAATAACTAGCATTGGCGATCAGCTTGTCGCCACTACAATGTATGGACTGCTCCATACACACAGATCCGAAGTCTTTTACTACGCTGAAATCATCCGCGCTCTAGTCGCAAACCATCCACTAAACACTAAAGCTTGGCTCACCGCTGTTCTGCCTTCCCTATGTGACAACCCAACAGCTCATTCTAGATTGCTGGCCAGTCTCTTCCTCACACGAGGCTCCATCGCCGCTAATGATACCATCCGTGGATGGTGGTTGCAATGCAACAACCTTCCTAGAATGGATTAA